The nucleotide window AGGTCGCGGTCGCGGACGACGGTTTCGGCGACCTCCGGACGTGGAGCACCAACGGCGACCCGGTGATGCCGCGGGTGAACCACGGCGCGCTGTTCGGCCTCGGCCAGTCGCGCAAGGGGCTCGCGAACGGCTTCTTCGCGGTGGTCAGCGTGGCGGCGGCGCTGGCGATCCTGGTCTGGGGCACGCGGCCGCACACGGCCCGCGAGCGCGGGCTGATGGCCGCGCTGGGCCTCATCCTCGGCGGCACCGTCGGCAACTTGTACGACCGCCTCGTGTTCGGCGGGGTCCGCGACTTCTTGTACTTCTACAAGATCGAATGGCCGGTGTTCAACGTCGCCGACTGCTGTCTTGTGGTTGGTGCGGCGCTGTTGCTCGTCCAAGCGGTGCTGGTGTCTCCGCCCGCCGAAACCCCTCCCGCGACCGGTGAGACGGTGACACCGGTGCCCGTGCCCGAAAGCCCGAAGGTTTGAGCCAGAAGTCGGGCCGGCCGCACCGAAGCGGGTGAAGGGAACCGGGAACCTCCAAGGAGAACAAACTCCTTGAGGTTCCCGGTTCCCTTCACCCGCTTCGGTGCGGCCGGCCCGACTTCTGACTTGCTCAGCGCACGATGTAGCCGAATCGCTCGCGGAACTGTTCCGGGGTCATCTTCACGACCGCCGCGAGGCGTTCCAGCCGGGTGGCGTCGTCGAAGTCGCTCTGCTCCAGCCGGATCATGTACCGGCGGGCGACCTCGTAGTTCTCGCCGCCGATGTCCACCAGCCGGGTGCGCATCTTCTTGGTCGCGGGGTCGATCATCTCCGGGAACGGCCGCGGCACCATGTTCCCGCCCACGAACGTTACCACCACGCCGTTCTTCTCGGCTTCCGGCGACAGCAGGAACTTGACCGCGCCGTACCCGAGGTTGCGGGTGTACTCGGCGTCGAACGGGATCGGGTCGGCGCACCGCAGCTCGTACCCCAGGTCCTTGTCCACCATGTCCAGCTTGACGCCGAGGTCCTTGAGGCGCGAGGCGATCGTGGTGCGGATCAGCCGCCCGAACTCGATCTCGCCCAGGCGCAGGTGCCCGAACGCGTCGAGCTCGATGGACCCGAACTTGCCGGGGTTCTTCTCCATCATCTCGCGGAGCTTCGTCTCGCCGATCTCTTCCAGCAGCCCTTCGGCCAGGACCGCGACCCCGTAACCCTTGCCCTGCGCCTTGCGCTTGATCATCGCGCCGATGACGATGTCGCAGATCAGCTCGATCGAGACGTCCTTGCCCTTCAGCTCCTCTGCGATGAGGGTGACGGTCGCGGCGCTGGCCTTGCCGATGCCCAGCGCGAGGTGCCCGGCGGCCCGCCCCATGCTCACGAGGATGTACCACCGGGTGGTGGTCTTCGCGTCCTCGTGCAGGTTCCGCGCGACCTGCACCCCGTAGTGGCGCGCCGTCTCGAACCCGAAGGTGGGGATTCCGGGGGGGAGCGGCAGGTCGTTGTCGATGGTCTTCGGCACGTGCGCCACCTTGATGGCGCCCTTCGCGTGGGCGTACACCTGCGACCCGCTGTACGCGGTGTCGTCGCCGCCGATGGTGACGAGGTACTTGATCCCGAGCTGCTCCAGGCCCTTCAGGACCGCGTTCAGGTGGTCCGGGTTCTTGGCCGGGTTCGTCCGGCTCGTGCCCAGCAGCGCGCCGCCGCGCTGGTAGTACGGCGCGACGTCCGGAATGGTGAGCGGGCGCACCTGCGACACGTCGCCGGCCGCGAGGTACTTGAAGCCGTCGCGGACGCCCACCACCTCGAGCCCGCGGTTGATGGCCTCGATGGTCACGGAGCTGATGACGCCGTTGATACCCGGGGCCGGGCCGCCGCCGACGACGATGCCGAGCTTACCGCGAGTGGGATCCGCCATGTGTAGAGAGTCCTGGGGCGCCGGTGAAGGCCCGGGGGCACGGCTGGGTCGGGCCGGTTACGCTGTTTAGGATTGGAACCCGTCGGGCGTTTTCAAGGGCGCACGGGCGCGTAGATTAGCCCCACCAGCGGAGACCTCGCTATGACCGATCCCGCACCGCCGGGGCCGTGCGCCGACCCGCCGCCCGCGAACGAGGGCGGCATCGCGGAGCTCGCCGCCGGGTTCATCCACGAGATCAAGAACCACCTCGGCACCCTTTCGCTCAACCTCCAACTGCTCGCGGAGGACTTCGAGGACGCCCAGTCCCCCCGCGAGCGCAAGGCGCTGGAGCGGGTGTCGCGCCTGTCCGGCGAGTGCCGCAAGCTGCTCGACCTGTCGAACGACTTTTTGCGGTTCGCCCGGCTCCGCGAGCTGCACACCCGGCCCGCCGCGCTGGGCGCGGTGGTGGACGCGGTGATCGACTTCCTCGGCCCGGTCGCGAAGGCCCGCGGGGTCGAAATCAAATGGTTCTCCGCGCCCGAACTCCCCCTGGTGTGCCTCGACTGCGACCTGTTCGAGCAGGCGCTACTGAACCTCGGGCTGAACGCCTTCGACGCGATGCCCGACGGCGGGACGCTCACGCTCATCGGCCGGTCCGGGGGCCGCTCGGACGACGCGAGTGTGAAGGGCGACGAGGGGTGCGGCGCCGGCGCGCGCACCGTCTGTCTCGACGTGATCGATACGGGCGCGGGGATCGAGCCCGCGGCGCTGGCGAAGCTGTTCCGCCCGTTCCACACCACCAAGCCCGACGGAAACGGGCTCGGGCTCGCCACCACCCGCAAGATCGTCGTCGCGCACGGCGGCACGATCGAGGCGCAGAGCGCCCCGGGGCACGGCACGAGGTTCACCATCGCGCTTCCGGCCGCCCCCGGCGCCGAACGAATTACGGCACCGGGCGCCTGACCCGCGGCACTTCCCTCATGCGCTCCGGCTCGCAATACGCAGCGATGTTCCGATGTGCGTTCTCGATGCCGCCGCCGGCGACGTTCTTCGTGTGCTGCGCGGCACG belongs to Gemmata obscuriglobus and includes:
- the lspA gene encoding signal peptidase II, giving the protein MVDRTYRWLLVTLAVVGLGADLGSKYGVFRWLYKDGNFAHGVGNEYDVVPGWFKLIAQFDREVAVADDGFGDLRTWSTNGDPVMPRVNHGALFGLGQSRKGLANGFFAVVSVAAALAILVWGTRPHTARERGLMAALGLILGGTVGNLYDRLVFGGVRDFLYFYKIEWPVFNVADCCLVVGAALLLVQAVLVSPPAETPPATGETVTPVPVPESPKV
- the pfp gene encoding diphosphate--fructose-6-phosphate 1-phosphotransferase → MADPTRGKLGIVVGGGPAPGINGVISSVTIEAINRGLEVVGVRDGFKYLAAGDVSQVRPLTIPDVAPYYQRGGALLGTSRTNPAKNPDHLNAVLKGLEQLGIKYLVTIGGDDTAYSGSQVYAHAKGAIKVAHVPKTIDNDLPLPPGIPTFGFETARHYGVQVARNLHEDAKTTTRWYILVSMGRAAGHLALGIGKASAATVTLIAEELKGKDVSIELICDIVIGAMIKRKAQGKGYGVAVLAEGLLEEIGETKLREMMEKNPGKFGSIELDAFGHLRLGEIEFGRLIRTTIASRLKDLGVKLDMVDKDLGYELRCADPIPFDAEYTRNLGYGAVKFLLSPEAEKNGVVVTFVGGNMVPRPFPEMIDPATKKMRTRLVDIGGENYEVARRYMIRLEQSDFDDATRLERLAAVVKMTPEQFRERFGYIVR
- a CDS encoding two-component system sensor histidine kinase NtrB, which produces MTDPAPPGPCADPPPANEGGIAELAAGFIHEIKNHLGTLSLNLQLLAEDFEDAQSPRERKALERVSRLSGECRKLLDLSNDFLRFARLRELHTRPAALGAVVDAVIDFLGPVAKARGVEIKWFSAPELPLVCLDCDLFEQALLNLGLNAFDAMPDGGTLTLIGRSGGRSDDASVKGDEGCGAGARTVCLDVIDTGAGIEPAALAKLFRPFHTTKPDGNGLGLATTRKIVVAHGGTIEAQSAPGHGTRFTIALPAAPGAERITAPGA